Proteins co-encoded in one Mastacembelus armatus chromosome 24, fMasArm1.2, whole genome shotgun sequence genomic window:
- the LOC113137467 gene encoding tripartite motif-containing protein 35-like, protein MATNASQSDEDCLCPVCCDIFTDPVMLLCGHSFCKHCLQEWWRQSTLQSCPVCKDIFPMAQPPRNLALKNLSDNLRQARTQAATSRSKEHCSLHNEKFKLFCQEDQQLVCVICRDSQKHKKHNCIPINEAAAENRDILKVQLMHLTTKLGAFKTVKLNYDKMANHIKLQAQRTENTIKEEFQTLYQFLRAEEATRIDAVRKEAALKSETMDVRIVNLSAEISSLTDKITTIKGAMVTDNFSFMKALKSTTEQSHCNLPEPVTPSGALIDEAKHLGNMLFTVWKKMKKMIQFSPVTLDPNTSGHVLTLSKQLTCSTERNWDQQLPVNPERQGNSVVLGYESFNSGKYRWDVELDGFWAAGVTVGTKHQTAPTEWGIALHDTRGPILKVPEYQLIDGLSGYLPKKIRVQLDYDEGLLSFFDLDRKTSIFKIKYKFTERVFPYFRGTVKILPAEVSVSIRRSR, encoded by the exons atggCTACTAATGCATCACAGTCTGACGAGGACTGCCTTTGCCCGGTGTGCTGTGATATATTTACGGATCCTGTCATGTTGCTGTGCGGCCACAGCTTCTGTAAGCACTGTCTTCAGGAGTGGTGGAGACAGAGTACACTCCAGTCATGTCCGGTCtgtaaagacatttttccaATGGCTCAGCCTCCACGTAATCTGGCACTGAAAAATCTGTCTGACAACCTGAGACAAGCAAGGACTCAGGCAGCAACATCAAGATCTAAGGAGCATTGCAGTCTGCACAATGAGAAGTTCAAACTCTTCTGTCAGGAAGATCAGCAGCTCGTCTGTGTGATCTGTAGGGATTCacaaaaacataagaaacacaACTGCATCCCTATaaatgaagcagctgcagaaaacagg GACATACTCAAGGTTCAGCTCATGCATTTGACAACTAAACTGGGGGCatttaaaacagtgaaactcAACTATGATAAGATGGCCAATCACATCAAG CTCCAGGCTCAGCGGACGGAGAATACGATCAAAGAGGAGTTTCAGACACTTTACCAGTTCCTGAGAGCAGAGGAGGCTACGAGGATAGATGCAGTGAGGAAGGAGGCGGCACTGAAGAGTGAGACAATGGATGTCAGGATTGTTAATTTGAGTGCAGAGATCTCCTCGCTCACAGACAAAATCACAACGATAAAGGGAGCAATGGTGACTGACAACTTCTCATTCATGAAG GCCCTCAAATCCACTACAGAGCA ATCCCACTGTAACCTGCCAGAACCAGTGACCCCGTCAGGAGCCCTGATTGATGAGGCCAAGCATCTAGGGAACATGCTGTTCACAGTgtggaagaagatgaagaaaatgatCCAATTCA gCCCTGTAACGCTGGATCCCAACACTAGTGGCCATGTATTGACTCTGTCAAAGCAGTTAACTTGTTCAACAGAACGTAACTGGGATCAGCAGCTCCCTGTAAACCCAGAAAGACAAGGAAACTCTGTTGTTCTTGGCTATGAAAGCTTTAACTCTGGTAAATACAGATGGGATGTGGAACTTGATGGTTTCTGGGCTGCTGGTGTCACAGTTGGAACCAAACATCAAACTGCTCCAACAGAATGGGGAATTGCCTTGCATGACACTAGAGGACCAATATTGAAAGTCCCCGAATATCAATTAATTGATGGCCTATCAGGTTATTTGCCCAAAAAGATCAGAGTGCAGCTAGATTATGATGAAGgattattatcattttttgaCCTCGACAGGAAGACATCAATATTCAAAATCAAATATAAGTTCACAGAAagagtttttccatattttcgTGGCACTGTAAAAATCCTCCCAGCTGAAGTGTCAGTGAGCATAAGACGTTCCAGGTAA